Proteins encoded in a region of the Suncus etruscus isolate mSunEtr1 chromosome 1, mSunEtr1.pri.cur, whole genome shotgun sequence genome:
- the STEAP1 gene encoding metalloreductase STEAP1 yields the protein MESKQNITNQEQWEMKLRRNLEDDDSLNKDSGNSSMLKKPVVLDMQQTSHVDEYDCPLELQQEQKLFPMWALPLKIAAVVSFLSFTYTLMREVIHPLVTYHKQYFYRIPILVINKVLPMVSITLLALVYLPGVIAAIVQLRNGTKYKRFPNWLDKWMLTRKQFGLLSFFFAVLHAIYSLTYPMRRSYRYMLLNWAYKQVQQNKENAWIEDDVWRMEIYVSIGIIALALLALLAVTSIPSVSDSLTWREFDCIQSNIGVFILFLGTIHALIFAWNKWVDVKQYIWYTPPSFIIAILLPTIVLVCKAVLFLPYFRKKILKIRRGWEDVRKISKTEMSSRL from the exons ATGGAGAGTAAACAAAACATCACAAACCAAGAGCAGTGGGAAATGAAGCTTAGGAGAAATCTAGAAGATGATGATTCTTtg aataAAGACTCAGGAAATTCCAGCATGCTGAAAAAACCCGTGGTTTTGGACATGCAACAGACATCTCATGTTGATGAATACGATTGCCCCCTAGAGCTTCAACAGGAACAGAAGCTTTTTCCAATGTGGGCCTTGCCACTTAAAATTGCTGCAGTTGTATCTTTTCTGTCATTCACTTATACTCTAATGAGAGAGGTCATTCACCCTCTTGTAACATACCATAAACAATACTTTTATAGAATTCCAATCTTGGTTATCAAcaaagttttgccaatggtttccATCACCCTCTTGGCACTGGTTTATTTGCCAGGTGTGATAGCAGCTATTGTCCAACTTCGTAATGGAACCAAATATAAGAGATTTCCAAATTGGTTGGATAAGTGGATGTTAACAAGAAAGCAGTTTGGACTTCTCAGCTTCTTTTTTGCTGTGCTACATGCAATTTATAGTTTGACCTACCCAATGAGGCGATCCTACAGATACATGCTTCTAAACTGGGCATATAAACAG GTccaacaaaataaggaaaatgcCTGGATTGAGGATGATGTTTGGAGAATGGAAATTTATGTATCTATAGGGATTATTGCACTTGCATTACTGGCTCTTTTAGCTGTGACATCTATCCCATCTGTGAGCGATTCTTTGACATGGAGAGAATTTGACTGTATTCAG AGCAACATAGGAGTCTTTATCCTTTTCCTTGGTACAATACATGCATTGATTTTTGCCTGGAATAAATGGGTAGATGTGAAGCAATATATATGGTACACACCTCCATCTTTTATAATAGCTATTTTACTTCCAACTATTGTCCTGGTGTGTAAAGCTGTACTGTTCCTGCCATACTTCAGAAAGAAGATTTTGAAGATCAGACGTGGTTGGGAAGATGTCAGGAAAATTAGTAAAACTGAGATGTCTTCTCGTTTATAA